In one Oncorhynchus clarkii lewisi isolate Uvic-CL-2024 unplaced genomic scaffold, UVic_Ocla_1.0 unplaced_contig_10759_pilon_pilon, whole genome shotgun sequence genomic region, the following are encoded:
- the LOC139398599 gene encoding intermembrane lipid transfer protein VPS13B-like: MLLWLFNLITSLSLSLFSSPRRALNLGILRDPGSEVEDRQYQLDLQSINIGTAQWEQLKPEKEGSKGGVSTETERNSQNPALEWNMASSIRRHQERRAILTPILTDFSVRVTAAPAIIFSKPRSPDNRQVEEVLVCGHSLEVNVTSSLQFFLSVAQVHLLQLLFRANMVERPAPETSQVRDGHIPTQVNMVERPAPETSQVRDGHIPTQVNMVERPAPETSQVRDGHIPTQVNMVERPAPETSQVRDGHIPTQVNMVEGFIHWVPVLS; this comes from the exons ATGTTATTGTGGCTGTTTAACCTCAtaacgtctctctccctctccctgttttcctccccCAGGCGAGCGTTGAACCTGGGCATCCTGCGCGACCCGGGGTCAGAGGTGGAGGACCGTCAGTACCAGCTGGATCTGCAGTCCATCAACATCGGTACCGCCCAATGGGAGCAGCTCAAACCAGAGAAGGAGGGGTCTAAGGGGGGCGTGTCCACCGAGACAGAGAGGAACTCACAGAACCCTGCCCTAGAATGGAACATGGCCAGCAG tatCAGGAGACACCAGGAGAGGAGAGCCATTCTCACCCCCATCCTGACGGActtctctgtcagagtgacagcaGCACCTGCCATCATATTCAGCAAGCCCAGATCCCCTGACAACAGACAAGTGGAG GAGGTGCTGGTGTGTGGTCACTCCCTGGAGGTGAACGTAACATCTAGTCTGCAGTTCTTCCTCAGTGTGGCCCAGGTCCACCTGCTGCAGCTACTGTTCCGAGCCAACATGGTGGAGAGACCTGCCCCAGAGACCAGCCAGGTAAGAGATGGTCACATCCCAACTCAGGTAAACATGGTGGAGAGACCTGCCCCAGAGACCAGCCAGGTAAGAGATGGTCACATCCCAACTCAGGTAAACATGGTGGAGAGACCTGCCCCAGAGACCAGCCAGGTAAGAGATGGTCACATCCCAACTCAGGTAAACATGGTGGAGAGACCTGCCCCAGAGACCAGCCAGGTAAGAGATGGTCACATCCCAACTCAGGTAAACATGGTGGAGGGCtttatacactgggtaccagtactgagttaa